In the genome of Electrophorus electricus isolate fEleEle1 chromosome 26, fEleEle1.pri, whole genome shotgun sequence, one region contains:
- the senp5 gene encoding sentrin-specific protease 5 isoform X1: MRVRVYNGSEQAESVPAEMSENGRSRRKRVPKQCDCCGPNGKGHATGHHQIAKKRGRRRAEPVSEVEVATDNHVSSAVVDLVSTPEPDEITVWEVQQAMLCDPTTTLSEAGPPASDSTALHNGIVVSREDSPEANRKDPMSLSDSKKPHSDTHVSPTEGTHNLDTHSDPLQASTIPPFECVQASTTANGDRPETPAAPVTQSDCLGLDQMVDDNAMEVEHAIFPVYLNTKALWDHRYCKRGGHWEAVSTEELPDLSQSSSAEVQDDHIIELIHEFLENFYEKYGSFIPLIEEDILEYLNKHLNTDLKDRKKMISTEVMKYKSGLACAPMNFFKVTYNKHILALDDLATLDDQNWVNDQIINMYGELIMETTNHKIHFFNSFFYRQLVAKGYEGVKRWTKKVDLFSKRLLLVPVHLEIHWSLITVDVSKQNINFYDSQGILFKFAVDNILKYILAEAKEKKQTAFQKGWKMTVNKTIPQQKNDNDCGVFVLEYCKCLAFKEPLLFTQEDMPKVRKRIYKELCDCKLLDVPKPV; this comes from the exons ATGAGGGTCCGAGTTTATAACGGATCAGAACAGGCAGAGTCTGTTCCAGCTGAGATGTCCGAGAATGGCCGCTCACGGAGGAAACGCGTTCCTAAACAGTGCGATTGCTGCGGGCCGAACGGCAAAGGCCACGCAACCGGCCATCACCAGATCGCCAAGAAACGGGGTCGTAGGAGGGCGGAGCCTGTGAGTGAGGTGGAGGTAGCTACTGACAACCACGTCAGCTCCGCAGTAGTAGACCTGGTCTCAACACCAGAGCCTGACGAGATAACTGTGTGGGAAGTGCAGCAGGCAATGCTTTGTGACCCAACCACCACACTGAGTGAGGCGGGACCTCCGGCCAGTGACTCGACTGCCCTGCACAACGGCATTGTGGTTAGTCGAGAAGACAGTCCAGAAGCAAACAGGAAGGATCCCATGTCACTCAGTGACTCCAAAAAGCCCCATTCTGACACACACGTTAGTCCAACAGAGGGCACACACAATTTGGATACACACAGTGATCCTTTACAGGCTAGCACTATACCTCCTTTTGAATGTGTACAGGCCAGTACAACAGCAAACGGTGACCGCCCAGAAACACCAGCAGCTCCCGTCACTCAAAGCGACTGCTTAGGTTTGGACCAGATGGTGGACGACAATGCCATGGAAGTTGAACATGCCATATTCCCCGTTTACCTGAACACCAAGGCCTTGTGGGACCACCGCTACTGCAAGCGGGGCGGTCACTGGGAGGCGGTCTCTACAGAAGAGCTGCCGGACTTGTCTCAGTCGTCTTCAGCAGAGGTCCAGGATGACCATATTATAGAACTCATTCACG AATTCCTGGAGAATTTCTATGAGAAGTACGGGAGCTTCATTCCACTGATTGAGGAGGATATCCTTGAGTACCTGAATAAACACTTGAACACTGACTTAAAGGACAG gaaaAAGATGATAAGCACAGAAGTGATGAAGTACAAGTCAGGCTTGGCATGTGCGCCTATGAACTTCTTCAAAGTGACGTACAACAAGCACATTCTGGCCCTGGACGACCTTGCAACGCTTGACGACCAGAACTGGGTCAATGACCAG ATCATAAACATGTACGGTGAGCTGATCATGGAAACGACGAACCACAAG aTACATTTCTTCAACAGTTTCTTTTACAGACAGCTTGTAGCAAAAGGCTATGAGGGAGTGAAGAGGTGGACCAAAAAG GTGGATTTGTTTTCTAAGAGACTGCTGCTAGTTCCCGTCCACTTGGAGATCCACTGGTCCCTGATAACTGTGGACGTCTCCAAGCAGAACATAAACTTCTATGATTCTCAAGGAATACTCTTCAAGTTTGCTGTCGAT AACATTTTGAAGTACATCTTGGCGGAGGCAAAGGAAAAGAAGCAGACTGCTTTCCAGAAAGGCTGGAAGATGACTGTCAACAAG ACAATTCCACAACAGAAGAATGATAATGATTGTGGAGTTTTTGTTTTAGAG TACTGTAAGTGCCTGGCATTTAAAGAACCCTTACTGTTCACGCAAGAAGACATGCCTAAAGTGCGCAAGAGGATATACAAGGAACTCTGTGACTGCAAGCTCCTCGACGTCCCCAAACCTGTCTAA
- the senp5 gene encoding sentrin-specific protease 5 isoform X2, translating to MRVRVYNGSEQAESVPAEMSENGRSRRKRVPKQCDCCGPNGKGHATGHHQIAKKRGRRRAEPVSEVEVATDNHVSSAVVDLVSTPEPDEITVWEVQQAMLCDPTTTLSEAGPPASDSTALHNGIVVSREDSPEANRKDPMSLSDSKKPHSDTHASTTANGDRPETPAAPVTQSDCLGLDQMVDDNAMEVEHAIFPVYLNTKALWDHRYCKRGGHWEAVSTEELPDLSQSSSAEVQDDHIIELIHEFLENFYEKYGSFIPLIEEDILEYLNKHLNTDLKDRKKMISTEVMKYKSGLACAPMNFFKVTYNKHILALDDLATLDDQNWVNDQIINMYGELIMETTNHKIHFFNSFFYRQLVAKGYEGVKRWTKKVDLFSKRLLLVPVHLEIHWSLITVDVSKQNINFYDSQGILFKFAVDNILKYILAEAKEKKQTAFQKGWKMTVNKTIPQQKNDNDCGVFVLEYCKCLAFKEPLLFTQEDMPKVRKRIYKELCDCKLLDVPKPV from the exons ATGAGGGTCCGAGTTTATAACGGATCAGAACAGGCAGAGTCTGTTCCAGCTGAGATGTCCGAGAATGGCCGCTCACGGAGGAAACGCGTTCCTAAACAGTGCGATTGCTGCGGGCCGAACGGCAAAGGCCACGCAACCGGCCATCACCAGATCGCCAAGAAACGGGGTCGTAGGAGGGCGGAGCCTGTGAGTGAGGTGGAGGTAGCTACTGACAACCACGTCAGCTCCGCAGTAGTAGACCTGGTCTCAACACCAGAGCCTGACGAGATAACTGTGTGGGAAGTGCAGCAGGCAATGCTTTGTGACCCAACCACCACACTGAGTGAGGCGGGACCTCCGGCCAGTGACTCGACTGCCCTGCACAACGGCATTGTGGTTAGTCGAGAAGACAGTCCAGAAGCAAACAGGAAGGATCCCATGTCACTCAGTGACTCCAAAAAGCCCCATTCTGACACACAC GCCAGTACAACAGCAAACGGTGACCGCCCAGAAACACCAGCAGCTCCCGTCACTCAAAGCGACTGCTTAGGTTTGGACCAGATGGTGGACGACAATGCCATGGAAGTTGAACATGCCATATTCCCCGTTTACCTGAACACCAAGGCCTTGTGGGACCACCGCTACTGCAAGCGGGGCGGTCACTGGGAGGCGGTCTCTACAGAAGAGCTGCCGGACTTGTCTCAGTCGTCTTCAGCAGAGGTCCAGGATGACCATATTATAGAACTCATTCACG AATTCCTGGAGAATTTCTATGAGAAGTACGGGAGCTTCATTCCACTGATTGAGGAGGATATCCTTGAGTACCTGAATAAACACTTGAACACTGACTTAAAGGACAG gaaaAAGATGATAAGCACAGAAGTGATGAAGTACAAGTCAGGCTTGGCATGTGCGCCTATGAACTTCTTCAAAGTGACGTACAACAAGCACATTCTGGCCCTGGACGACCTTGCAACGCTTGACGACCAGAACTGGGTCAATGACCAG ATCATAAACATGTACGGTGAGCTGATCATGGAAACGACGAACCACAAG aTACATTTCTTCAACAGTTTCTTTTACAGACAGCTTGTAGCAAAAGGCTATGAGGGAGTGAAGAGGTGGACCAAAAAG GTGGATTTGTTTTCTAAGAGACTGCTGCTAGTTCCCGTCCACTTGGAGATCCACTGGTCCCTGATAACTGTGGACGTCTCCAAGCAGAACATAAACTTCTATGATTCTCAAGGAATACTCTTCAAGTTTGCTGTCGAT AACATTTTGAAGTACATCTTGGCGGAGGCAAAGGAAAAGAAGCAGACTGCTTTCCAGAAAGGCTGGAAGATGACTGTCAACAAG ACAATTCCACAACAGAAGAATGATAATGATTGTGGAGTTTTTGTTTTAGAG TACTGTAAGTGCCTGGCATTTAAAGAACCCTTACTGTTCACGCAAGAAGACATGCCTAAAGTGCGCAAGAGGATATACAAGGAACTCTGTGACTGCAAGCTCCTCGACGTCCCCAAACCTGTCTAA
- the senp5 gene encoding sentrin-specific protease 5 isoform X3, translating to MRVRVYNGSEQAESVPAEMSENGRSRRKRVPKQCDCCGPNGKGHATGHHQIAKKRGRRRAEPVSEVEVATDNHVSSAVVDLVSTPEPDEITVWEVQQAMLCDPTTTLSEAGPPASDSTALHNGIVASTTANGDRPETPAAPVTQSDCLGLDQMVDDNAMEVEHAIFPVYLNTKALWDHRYCKRGGHWEAVSTEELPDLSQSSSAEVQDDHIIELIHEFLENFYEKYGSFIPLIEEDILEYLNKHLNTDLKDRKKMISTEVMKYKSGLACAPMNFFKVTYNKHILALDDLATLDDQNWVNDQIINMYGELIMETTNHKIHFFNSFFYRQLVAKGYEGVKRWTKKVDLFSKRLLLVPVHLEIHWSLITVDVSKQNINFYDSQGILFKFAVDNILKYILAEAKEKKQTAFQKGWKMTVNKTIPQQKNDNDCGVFVLEYCKCLAFKEPLLFTQEDMPKVRKRIYKELCDCKLLDVPKPV from the exons ATGAGGGTCCGAGTTTATAACGGATCAGAACAGGCAGAGTCTGTTCCAGCTGAGATGTCCGAGAATGGCCGCTCACGGAGGAAACGCGTTCCTAAACAGTGCGATTGCTGCGGGCCGAACGGCAAAGGCCACGCAACCGGCCATCACCAGATCGCCAAGAAACGGGGTCGTAGGAGGGCGGAGCCTGTGAGTGAGGTGGAGGTAGCTACTGACAACCACGTCAGCTCCGCAGTAGTAGACCTGGTCTCAACACCAGAGCCTGACGAGATAACTGTGTGGGAAGTGCAGCAGGCAATGCTTTGTGACCCAACCACCACACTGAGTGAGGCGGGACCTCCGGCCAGTGACTCGACTGCCCTGCACAACGGCATTGTG GCCAGTACAACAGCAAACGGTGACCGCCCAGAAACACCAGCAGCTCCCGTCACTCAAAGCGACTGCTTAGGTTTGGACCAGATGGTGGACGACAATGCCATGGAAGTTGAACATGCCATATTCCCCGTTTACCTGAACACCAAGGCCTTGTGGGACCACCGCTACTGCAAGCGGGGCGGTCACTGGGAGGCGGTCTCTACAGAAGAGCTGCCGGACTTGTCTCAGTCGTCTTCAGCAGAGGTCCAGGATGACCATATTATAGAACTCATTCACG AATTCCTGGAGAATTTCTATGAGAAGTACGGGAGCTTCATTCCACTGATTGAGGAGGATATCCTTGAGTACCTGAATAAACACTTGAACACTGACTTAAAGGACAG gaaaAAGATGATAAGCACAGAAGTGATGAAGTACAAGTCAGGCTTGGCATGTGCGCCTATGAACTTCTTCAAAGTGACGTACAACAAGCACATTCTGGCCCTGGACGACCTTGCAACGCTTGACGACCAGAACTGGGTCAATGACCAG ATCATAAACATGTACGGTGAGCTGATCATGGAAACGACGAACCACAAG aTACATTTCTTCAACAGTTTCTTTTACAGACAGCTTGTAGCAAAAGGCTATGAGGGAGTGAAGAGGTGGACCAAAAAG GTGGATTTGTTTTCTAAGAGACTGCTGCTAGTTCCCGTCCACTTGGAGATCCACTGGTCCCTGATAACTGTGGACGTCTCCAAGCAGAACATAAACTTCTATGATTCTCAAGGAATACTCTTCAAGTTTGCTGTCGAT AACATTTTGAAGTACATCTTGGCGGAGGCAAAGGAAAAGAAGCAGACTGCTTTCCAGAAAGGCTGGAAGATGACTGTCAACAAG ACAATTCCACAACAGAAGAATGATAATGATTGTGGAGTTTTTGTTTTAGAG TACTGTAAGTGCCTGGCATTTAAAGAACCCTTACTGTTCACGCAAGAAGACATGCCTAAAGTGCGCAAGAGGATATACAAGGAACTCTGTGACTGCAAGCTCCTCGACGTCCCCAAACCTGTCTAA